A window from Streptomyces sp. NBC_00299 encodes these proteins:
- a CDS encoding helix-turn-helix domain-containing protein translates to MTKDVTAERATAKTPVTASDAEGVRSMSNDGPTLDEIRSWPATVSVPKAATALGVSKSHLHELIRRGEAPVKLVPLGGRHRVITASLVRLLEGA, encoded by the coding sequence ATGACTAAGGACGTCACAGCCGAACGGGCAACCGCTAAAACGCCAGTCACCGCGAGTGATGCCGAGGGAGTTCGCTCGATGTCCAATGACGGCCCGACACTCGATGAGATCCGCTCCTGGCCCGCTACGGTGAGCGTCCCCAAGGCCGCGACCGCGCTCGGCGTCTCAAAGAGCCACCTCCACGAACTGATCAGGCGAGGTGAGGCGCCGGTCAAGCTCGTACCCCTCGGAGGCCGCCATCGCGTGATCACTGCTTCGCTGGTGCGTTTGCTCGAAGGCGCCTGA
- a CDS encoding trypco2 family protein, translating to MGNLGLAETIAALREELAEAVAAGSDADFRFGVGEVQLELSVGVTHQATGTGRAKFWVLELGGDGQYRREEIQRVLVTLEGPTDRTGRPVRVTRDSLAKP from the coding sequence GTGGGGAACCTTGGGCTTGCCGAGACCATCGCCGCCTTGCGGGAGGAACTGGCCGAAGCTGTCGCCGCCGGCTCGGACGCGGACTTCCGCTTCGGTGTCGGCGAGGTGCAGCTGGAGCTGAGCGTCGGAGTAACACACCAGGCGACGGGCACGGGCCGCGCCAAGTTCTGGGTGTTGGAACTCGGTGGCGACGGCCAGTACCGCCGGGAGGAGATCCAGCGGGTCCTGGTCACGCTGGAGGGGCCGACCGACCGTACGGGACGGCCGGTGCGCGTCACGCGCGACTCCCTCGCCAAGCCTTGA
- a CDS encoding tetratricopeptide repeat protein encodes MTAPIERAVEVLRRRRTGPWSVGSGCLVGGRLVLTAAHNVFTDGSVDDVISVRRGDRFELAAEVLAADPAQDLAVLRVADHPSLTDLPAVRYARIDRGRTALVECWAMGYPGWNEHPQSGTDVPLRDSSQINGVIPPGSHLRRGLLEFRTQSTPEGTSGRNGSQWRGMSGAVVFSDDPQLGALAVGVVSEHHIPEGSSTLTVVPLTGLIELGRGTPWWWDLRADNWVALPRIPAGALPRTTRYMNLGRARANFTDRERAIVRATGLLVDQLEDSAPVVVLHGMAGVGKTELATQIAHRLAPTFWHARIRIDLGGEGFDVSTEAAMIELLQAFGLSGDSLPPDARARRQRLQDHLRAGPSLLVLDNVADAARVVPLLPAAPGSAAILTSRSALPSVQGADRVEVEPLPDTEALRLFERIIGAERVARERDAADTIVTLLGGLPLAICITGGNLIAPSQRRRPLSEHAGLLADERRRISQLEGQLDGEDIGVRSSFEISYRALREDTRRLFRYLGLLAGADFVPALAARCADIEEEKAGRLLGELADRQLVEVDGPTGERYQLHDLLRLYAREHAERTEPEAERHHAFQRSADWYATRLDTWMNRPGAHENLPAEAIDWFTEEHLNVQANIRRAYESHEWELLLRLVEPLYGLLFYRSQWEEMEAVKTMAVEAARTRHDESAELGSLIHLAEARRILGRREETTGLYERALEIARARGDEDKEGWILTHFGDLQCDLERPGDALRRYTEARAIYRQRGDTGAEIWLSAHVADAYRQLDRPEEAAHVLTDALEASRRRGDPAEIVWCQWHLALAYDQMGRYAEAEETLAPATEFHRHRGDQAGLATMLTILGDIHLHASRPALAREAYGEALELVRSLDIPRRVAELEAAMERTSG; translated from the coding sequence GTGACCGCCCCCATCGAGCGCGCGGTGGAAGTCCTCCGCAGACGCCGGACGGGCCCCTGGAGCGTGGGCTCCGGGTGTCTCGTCGGCGGCCGACTGGTCCTCACCGCCGCGCACAACGTCTTCACCGACGGCTCCGTGGACGACGTGATCAGCGTACGGCGCGGGGACCGGTTCGAGCTGGCGGCTGAGGTCCTCGCCGCGGACCCCGCGCAGGACCTCGCCGTCCTGCGGGTCGCCGACCACCCCTCCCTCACGGACCTGCCCGCCGTCCGGTACGCCCGGATCGACCGCGGACGGACCGCGCTGGTCGAGTGCTGGGCCATGGGCTACCCCGGCTGGAACGAGCACCCGCAGTCCGGCACCGACGTGCCCCTGCGCGACAGTTCCCAGATCAACGGAGTCATCCCACCGGGCTCCCATCTGCGGCGTGGCCTGCTGGAGTTCCGGACCCAGTCGACGCCCGAAGGGACGTCCGGCAGGAACGGCTCACAGTGGCGCGGTATGTCTGGGGCGGTCGTGTTCAGCGACGACCCCCAGTTGGGCGCGCTGGCCGTCGGCGTCGTCAGCGAGCATCACATCCCCGAAGGGTCGTCCACTCTGACTGTGGTACCCCTGACGGGGCTGATCGAGCTGGGGCGGGGGACACCGTGGTGGTGGGACCTGCGGGCGGACAACTGGGTCGCCCTGCCGCGCATCCCCGCCGGCGCCTTGCCGCGTACGACCCGGTACATGAATCTGGGCAGGGCCCGCGCCAACTTCACCGACCGCGAGCGGGCCATCGTGAGGGCGACCGGCCTGCTCGTCGACCAACTCGAGGACAGCGCCCCGGTGGTGGTCCTCCACGGCATGGCGGGCGTCGGCAAGACCGAACTCGCCACCCAGATCGCCCACCGCCTGGCGCCCACCTTCTGGCACGCCCGCATCCGGATCGACCTCGGCGGCGAGGGCTTCGACGTGTCGACCGAGGCGGCCATGATCGAGCTCCTGCAGGCGTTCGGTCTGTCCGGCGACAGCCTTCCTCCCGACGCGCGGGCGCGACGGCAGCGGCTCCAGGACCATCTGCGAGCCGGTCCGAGCCTCCTCGTCCTCGACAACGTGGCTGACGCGGCCCGCGTCGTCCCCCTGCTGCCTGCGGCGCCGGGCAGCGCCGCGATCCTCACCAGCCGCTCGGCCCTGCCATCCGTCCAGGGCGCGGACCGGGTGGAGGTCGAACCGCTGCCCGACACGGAGGCGCTGCGGCTCTTCGAACGCATCATCGGCGCCGAGCGCGTCGCCCGCGAGCGCGACGCCGCGGACACCATCGTTACCCTCCTGGGAGGACTGCCTCTGGCCATCTGCATCACCGGAGGGAACCTCATCGCCCCCTCCCAGCGCAGACGGCCACTGAGCGAGCACGCCGGACTGCTCGCCGACGAACGGCGGCGCATTTCCCAGCTGGAGGGCCAACTGGACGGCGAGGACATCGGAGTACGCAGCAGCTTCGAGATCAGCTACCGGGCACTGCGCGAGGACACCCGCCGGCTGTTCCGGTACCTCGGCCTGCTCGCCGGAGCCGACTTCGTGCCCGCACTGGCCGCGCGCTGCGCCGACATCGAGGAGGAGAAGGCCGGACGTCTCCTCGGCGAACTCGCCGACCGACAACTGGTGGAGGTCGACGGCCCCACCGGCGAACGCTACCAGCTGCACGACCTGCTGCGCCTATACGCCCGGGAGCACGCCGAGCGCACCGAACCGGAGGCCGAGCGGCACCATGCCTTCCAGCGCTCCGCGGACTGGTACGCGACCCGGCTGGACACCTGGATGAACCGCCCGGGAGCCCACGAGAACCTGCCCGCCGAGGCGATCGACTGGTTCACGGAGGAACACCTCAACGTCCAGGCCAATATCCGCCGTGCGTACGAGAGCCACGAGTGGGAGCTGCTGCTGCGTCTGGTGGAGCCGCTGTACGGGCTCCTCTTCTACCGCAGCCAGTGGGAGGAGATGGAGGCCGTCAAGACCATGGCGGTCGAGGCGGCCCGGACGCGGCACGACGAGTCCGCGGAACTGGGGTCGCTCATCCATCTCGCCGAGGCACGGCGCATCCTGGGGCGCCGTGAGGAGACGACGGGGCTGTACGAGCGAGCTCTTGAGATCGCCCGCGCGCGGGGCGACGAGGACAAGGAGGGCTGGATCCTCACTCACTTCGGCGATCTCCAATGCGACCTAGAGCGTCCAGGCGACGCACTGCGCCGCTACACCGAGGCCCGGGCCATCTACCGGCAGCGGGGCGACACGGGCGCCGAAATCTGGCTCTCCGCCCACGTGGCCGACGCCTACCGCCAGTTGGACCGACCAGAGGAGGCGGCACACGTGCTGACGGATGCCCTGGAGGCAAGTCGGCGCCGCGGCGACCCCGCCGAAATCGTCTGGTGCCAGTGGCATCTGGCCCTGGCGTACGACCAGATGGGCCGGTACGCCGAGGCCGAGGAGACCCTCGCGCCGGCCACCGAGTTCCACCGGCACCGCGGCGACCAGGCAGGCCTGGCGACGATGCTGACGATCCTGGGAGACATCCATCTCCACGCCAGCCGGCCTGCCCTCGCCCGGGAGGCGTACGGCGAGGCGCTGGAGCTGGTCCGCTCCCTCGACATCCCGCGGCGGGTGGCAGAACTTGAGGCGGCCATGGAACGTACCTCCGGCTGA
- a CDS encoding DUF317 domain-containing protein, which yields MTDLLKDQGWDVAADLECNVHCSSPDRRVYVGFLPESREAARGELWHIHVTDNDGTRAWRQTFGPDTPAQAVAGFLAALIALPTRYCTCV from the coding sequence GTGACCGACCTTCTCAAGGACCAGGGATGGGACGTCGCCGCCGACTTGGAATGCAACGTCCACTGCTCCAGCCCCGACCGACGCGTGTACGTGGGCTTCCTCCCCGAAAGCCGGGAGGCAGCACGCGGTGAGCTGTGGCACATCCACGTCACGGACAACGACGGCACCAGGGCCTGGCGCCAGACCTTCGGGCCGGATACCCCGGCACAGGCCGTCGCCGGATTCCTCGCCGCTCTGATCGCCCTCCCCACCCGCTACTGCACCTGCGTGTGA
- a CDS encoding esterase, whose amino-acid sequence MRGALLRCVPPHPTQPIHTVWITDVEPERLHPGSILLSWKTSLGDGMDVAAHLRLASAEVLLASWPDLHGDWTAVVHPTLHEVIGLHTALSIATDALQLANHLATR is encoded by the coding sequence GTGCGTGGCGCACTCCTGCGCTGCGTGCCTCCTCATCCCACCCAGCCGATCCACACGGTGTGGATAACCGACGTGGAGCCCGAGCGTCTCCATCCCGGCTCCATCCTGCTCAGCTGGAAGACCAGCCTCGGAGACGGAATGGATGTGGCCGCTCACCTCCGTCTGGCCTCGGCAGAGGTACTCCTCGCCAGCTGGCCGGACCTGCACGGCGACTGGACCGCCGTCGTACACCCCACCCTTCACGAGGTCATTGGGCTTCACACCGCGCTGTCCATCGCCACCGACGCGCTCCAGCTCGCCAACCACCTAGCGACCCGCTGA
- a CDS encoding proline dehydrogenase, producing MDAGLAALIGAAVGSLATLGSAMVTGRAAARSQFGQWRRQHRRDAYANYLGAVYDRDVALDAVRDALRADRPDLRDVDEKMERFVAQARAVHRAAELVILEGPSSVVEALYGVVHAAADLAEVVRRMVRDAHAEDTSRKAEDTALAAEREHLLYQAVKGLRAAAADVLGDRGIRL from the coding sequence ATGGACGCTGGACTCGCCGCGCTGATCGGAGCCGCCGTAGGCTCACTTGCCACCCTTGGCTCCGCGATGGTCACCGGGCGCGCGGCGGCCCGCTCGCAGTTCGGGCAGTGGCGTCGGCAGCACCGCCGGGACGCCTACGCGAACTACCTGGGTGCGGTGTACGACCGTGATGTCGCCCTGGACGCAGTGCGCGACGCGCTACGGGCGGACCGGCCGGACCTGAGGGACGTCGACGAGAAGATGGAGCGCTTCGTCGCCCAGGCCCGGGCCGTCCACCGGGCCGCCGAACTTGTCATCCTGGAGGGGCCGTCTTCCGTGGTGGAGGCGCTGTACGGTGTGGTCCACGCGGCTGCCGACCTCGCCGAGGTCGTGCGGCGGATGGTGCGTGACGCCCACGCGGAAGACACCTCCCGCAAGGCCGAGGACACCGCGCTCGCCGCAGAGCGGGAGCACTTGCTGTACCAGGCTGTGAAGGGACTTCGCGCAGCAGCCGCCGACGTCCTGGGCGACAGGGGGATACGCCTCTAA
- a CDS encoding relaxase/mobilization nuclease domain-containing protein — MVPDISTGSRTYGLLNYLYGPGRRDEHTDPHLVASWMPGLAPDPGRDPAATLKQLTDRLDLPVLALPKNRRPARHVWHCPVRTAPGDRHLSDAEWAEVARRIVHATGIAEEGDAKACRWIAVRHADDHIHIVATLVREDSRRPRRHEDGIRAQAECRKIEKEFGLQVLNGGDRTAAQRPTSAERSKAERSGRTETPRETLRESVRHALAGAASEEEFFHRLAEAGLRVEKRIAPSGDTLGYKVALPGDRNRDGEPIWFSGSKLAPDLSLPRIRQRLDAGPSDDEPVTDHAGERAPRPARARRQAAPVAERAASILDGNDDEDSAAQLAGVGELLDALAQTAPVSTRKELVEAARAFERATRSHIRAERADNRAIRSAARGIIRAGNSLGKGEDGGTTAMLLSTMVLVTIAAVRWHSARGHAQQAAAAQRAAQHLRSAYRSAAAAPMHTMREHGRRLPEPVLERYTGTLETALPEQADSVRREPGWDALAATLDQAERAGHDPDALLQQAIEWRELDTADSVTDVLVWRLRRIGKLPATMDLPRARTSARAAQSRSYPSPPQAPETTTETRHVAPRSRGSRR; from the coding sequence GTGGTCCCCGACATCTCCACCGGCAGCCGGACGTACGGACTGCTCAACTACCTCTACGGTCCCGGTCGTCGGGACGAGCACACCGACCCGCACCTCGTCGCGTCCTGGATGCCAGGGCTCGCCCCCGACCCCGGACGCGATCCGGCCGCCACGCTCAAGCAGCTCACCGACCGGCTCGACCTGCCCGTGCTCGCCCTTCCGAAGAACCGCCGTCCGGCCCGGCACGTGTGGCACTGCCCCGTCCGCACGGCACCCGGCGACCGTCACCTCAGCGACGCCGAATGGGCCGAGGTCGCCCGCCGCATCGTCCACGCCACCGGTATCGCCGAGGAAGGTGACGCCAAGGCCTGCCGGTGGATCGCCGTACGCCACGCCGACGACCACATCCACATCGTCGCCACCCTCGTCCGCGAAGACAGCCGCCGCCCCCGCCGCCACGAGGACGGCATCCGTGCGCAGGCCGAATGCCGAAAGATCGAGAAGGAGTTCGGCCTGCAGGTCCTCAACGGCGGCGACCGCACCGCTGCCCAGCGCCCCACCAGCGCAGAACGTTCCAAGGCCGAGCGATCCGGCCGTACCGAGACTCCCCGCGAGACGCTGCGGGAGAGCGTTCGCCACGCCCTGGCCGGAGCCGCCAGCGAGGAGGAGTTCTTCCACCGCCTCGCCGAGGCCGGCCTCAGGGTCGAAAAGCGCATCGCCCCGTCCGGCGACACCCTCGGATACAAGGTCGCCCTCCCCGGCGACCGCAACCGCGACGGCGAACCCATCTGGTTCTCCGGCTCGAAACTCGCCCCGGACCTCTCCCTCCCCAGGATCCGTCAGCGCCTCGACGCGGGACCCTCTGATGACGAACCCGTCACCGACCATGCCGGTGAACGAGCACCTCGCCCGGCCCGCGCTCGACGCCAGGCAGCCCCGGTTGCCGAACGGGCGGCATCGATCCTCGACGGGAACGACGACGAGGACTCCGCTGCCCAACTGGCCGGCGTCGGCGAACTCCTCGACGCACTTGCCCAGACCGCTCCGGTCTCGACCCGTAAGGAACTGGTCGAGGCCGCTCGCGCCTTCGAACGCGCCACCCGTTCCCACATCCGCGCCGAGCGTGCCGACAACCGAGCCATCCGCTCCGCCGCCCGCGGCATCATCCGCGCCGGTAACTCCCTCGGCAAAGGCGAAGACGGCGGCACCACCGCGATGCTCCTGTCCACGATGGTCCTCGTCACCATCGCCGCCGTGCGCTGGCACTCCGCCCGCGGCCACGCCCAGCAGGCAGCCGCCGCCCAACGAGCCGCTCAACACCTGCGCAGCGCCTACCGATCAGCCGCCGCTGCCCCCATGCACACAATGCGCGAGCACGGCCGTCGCCTCCCCGAACCCGTACTAGAGCGGTACACCGGCACCCTCGAAACTGCCCTGCCCGAGCAGGCCGACTCCGTACGCCGCGAGCCCGGCTGGGACGCCCTCGCCGCCACCCTGGACCAGGCCGAGCGCGCTGGACACGACCCAGACGCCCTGCTCCAGCAGGCCATCGAATGGCGCGAACTGGACACCGCGGACAGCGTCACCGACGTCCTCGTCTGGCGGCTGCGACGCATCGGCAAACTCCCCGCCACCATGGACCTGCCCCGCGCCCGTACGAGCGCGCGGGCAGCGCAATCACGCTCCTACCCGTCCCCGCCACAGGCGCCCGAGACGACCACTGAGACCCGCCATGTCGCCCCGCGCTCCCGAGGGTCGAGGCGCTGA
- a CDS encoding plasmid mobilization protein: MHRDQVRSVRLTSDELELVKRAAEAVGLKTAGFLADAAVAVAQAQGGPQPWLLDQRGRVEELMAASAQLARAGNNLNQVARILNSGGQAAYADDAVARVLRAADRVEAAAIEIARR, translated from the coding sequence GTGCACCGCGACCAAGTCCGCAGCGTCCGCCTGACCTCCGACGAACTCGAGCTGGTGAAGCGCGCCGCAGAAGCCGTCGGCCTGAAGACCGCCGGGTTCCTCGCCGACGCCGCGGTCGCGGTCGCCCAGGCCCAAGGAGGTCCCCAGCCATGGCTGTTGGACCAGCGCGGCCGGGTCGAAGAACTGATGGCCGCCAGCGCACAGCTCGCCCGCGCCGGCAACAACCTCAACCAGGTGGCCCGCATCCTCAACTCCGGCGGTCAGGCGGCCTACGCGGACGACGCGGTCGCCCGTGTCCTGCGCGCGGCGGACCGGGTCGAGGCCGCCGCGATCGAGATCGCGCGGCGCTGA
- a CDS encoding DUF2637 domain-containing protein → MSHSAPTPAQITGWDRAAIVALGGAGCALSYDALQQMATAIHVRGPLTFVFPLVIDGFIAYGVRALLVLRTATFAARLYVWTLFGTATAASIWANALHAVRLNQQYPEGGGLRLGDVTVGALSTLAPLALAGAVHLYILIARRVTETGHHGHPDALAVRTDRITADRPETSRTADGHRPVTSGHSAALSGPESSRPAVASGPDVPRAADREELSGHPESVPEPEPAHGGDAADLGGQPVSRPVPVTRLRLAAASVTEPETRPDNASETSDNGRPDTAPSADTLLPIARQAVADAGKVTREVVAEAIRGQGKTLANDRLTALMRQLRAETGQDPASKTG, encoded by the coding sequence GTGAGCCACAGCGCACCAACACCGGCTCAGATCACCGGCTGGGACCGAGCCGCGATCGTCGCGCTCGGCGGCGCAGGGTGCGCGCTCTCGTACGACGCCCTGCAGCAGATGGCCACCGCCATCCACGTCCGCGGCCCCCTCACGTTTGTCTTCCCCCTGGTGATCGACGGCTTCATCGCCTACGGGGTACGAGCCCTCCTGGTCCTGCGCACCGCCACCTTCGCGGCCCGCCTGTACGTGTGGACGCTGTTCGGCACGGCCACGGCCGCCAGCATCTGGGCCAACGCCCTGCACGCCGTACGCCTCAACCAGCAGTACCCCGAAGGTGGCGGACTCCGACTCGGCGACGTCACCGTCGGAGCCCTGTCCACCCTCGCCCCGCTCGCCCTGGCCGGAGCCGTCCACCTCTACATCCTCATCGCCCGCCGGGTCACCGAAACCGGTCACCACGGACACCCGGACGCCCTCGCCGTCCGCACCGACCGGATCACCGCTGACCGGCCGGAGACTTCGCGGACGGCGGACGGACACCGGCCGGTCACCTCCGGACACTCGGCCGCCCTCTCCGGACCGGAGAGCAGCCGCCCGGCGGTCGCCTCCGGCCCGGACGTACCGCGAGCGGCTGACCGGGAGGAGCTGTCCGGACACCCGGAGAGCGTCCCGGAGCCAGAGCCCGCGCACGGCGGAGATGCCGCTGACCTGGGCGGACAGCCGGTCAGCAGACCTGTCCCGGTCACCCGCCTGCGGCTGGCCGCCGCGTCGGTCACCGAGCCGGAGACCCGTCCGGACAACGCCTCGGAGACCTCGGACAACGGCCGTCCGGACACCGCCCCGTCGGCGGACACCCTCCTGCCGATCGCCCGCCAGGCGGTCGCCGACGCGGGCAAGGTCACCCGCGAGGTCGTCGCGGAAGCCATCCGCGGACAGGGCAAAACGCTGGCCAATGACCGGCTGACCGCCCTGATGCGACAACTCCGCGCCGAAACCGGCCAGGACCCGGCCAGCAAGACCGGCTGA
- a CDS encoding WhiB family transcriptional regulator — MHSTENQTPRTLGDLTWHDSAACRSTPHHQVDPEIFFPEPDEMDRIRAAKALCAQCPVRATCLDAALENGDRDGIRGGMTEEERDPLHRRLHRRFDYARVNEVLAGRDIHLTQAERDAVVIAAYHAKVPAERLAWLLKFTEEHAEKLYRSIRREIRNRAVDQKKANKGKKKPKSPTKELKTPAAETPARDDLGTAA, encoded by the coding sequence ATGCACAGCACCGAGAACCAGACCCCGCGCACCCTCGGCGACCTCACCTGGCACGACAGCGCCGCCTGCCGCTCGACGCCCCACCACCAGGTCGACCCGGAGATCTTCTTCCCCGAGCCGGACGAGATGGACCGCATCCGCGCCGCCAAGGCCCTGTGCGCGCAGTGCCCCGTCCGCGCCACCTGCCTCGACGCCGCCCTCGAAAACGGCGACCGCGACGGCATCCGGGGCGGCATGACCGAAGAGGAACGCGACCCCCTGCACCGCAGGCTCCACCGCCGCTTCGACTACGCCCGCGTGAACGAGGTGTTGGCCGGCCGCGACATCCACCTCACCCAGGCCGAGCGCGACGCCGTCGTCATAGCCGCCTACCACGCCAAGGTGCCGGCCGAGCGGCTCGCCTGGCTGCTCAAGTTCACCGAGGAGCACGCGGAGAAGCTCTACCGCAGCATCCGCCGGGAGATCCGCAACCGCGCCGTCGACCAGAAGAAGGCGAACAAGGGGAAGAAGAAGCCCAAGAGCCCCACCAAGGAGCTCAAGACACCCGCAGCCGAGACCCCCGCACGCGACGACCTTGGGACGGCCGCGTGA
- a CDS encoding ATP-binding protein, whose translation MRDHDAQPIGGIARRLANILTARGIDPAAPLSDPAEPIPALQAAQDRIPARYRAAVADHPAVASWVRAIAEAGRPGPKGAPGIAQGRSLLIVGTTGTGKTHQAYGAIRSLLIAGVRLRWKATTAADLYAELRPRPGHDGERELMDLARCPLLIIDDLGAAKNSEWTEEITMRLINRRYNEMLPTLITTNLGMADLRQHIGDRVASRLTEMSDKVILDGPDRRRALAAERRRIAAA comes from the coding sequence ATGCGCGACCACGACGCCCAGCCCATCGGCGGCATCGCCCGCCGCCTGGCCAACATCCTGACCGCGCGAGGCATCGATCCGGCGGCTCCGCTCTCCGACCCCGCCGAGCCCATCCCCGCCCTCCAAGCGGCGCAGGACCGCATCCCGGCCCGGTACCGGGCCGCGGTCGCCGACCACCCGGCGGTCGCCTCTTGGGTCCGCGCGATCGCCGAGGCCGGCCGTCCCGGACCCAAGGGGGCCCCGGGCATCGCGCAGGGCCGCTCGCTGCTGATCGTCGGCACCACCGGCACGGGGAAGACCCATCAGGCGTACGGCGCGATCCGGTCCCTGCTCATCGCCGGAGTCCGGCTGCGCTGGAAGGCGACCACGGCCGCCGACCTGTACGCCGAGCTGCGACCCCGCCCCGGGCACGACGGCGAGCGGGAGCTGATGGACCTCGCCCGCTGCCCGCTGTTGATCATCGACGACCTCGGCGCGGCCAAGAACAGCGAGTGGACCGAGGAGATCACGATGCGGCTGATCAACCGCCGCTACAACGAGATGCTCCCGACCCTCATCACCACCAACCTCGGCATGGCCGACCTGCGTCAGCACATCGGCGACCGGGTCGCCTCCCGGCTGACCGAGATGAGCGACAAGGTCATCCTCGACGGCCCCGACCGCAGACGAGCCCTCGCAGCTGAGCGGCGCCGCATCGCCGCCGCCTGA
- a CDS encoding helix-turn-helix transcriptional regulator → MSARHFDRSRLRTVRRAAEISQAAVGEALGVSDSAVASWENGAQTPDPEKLPALARAVGRDVDDLFPRSGPPDLTDLRCDAGYYQYETAALIGTKSAGPVAGAERGERRLKDKYVPALAAAYGVSEVELRRAEDRSIAKAQGMPVEGSALSEAERAPAADAALGSLTEKITLLLNSSYPSPPGPPSDAEMASAVNASAGEQILTEEDFRDLRTGVAETAAPEVLDALADVIGVSRMYFKPDDAVAAQVYEGLQLLAAAKKGAVSRVKARGLGAQGLSPKAMALVNELVAELEEKETGGNE, encoded by the coding sequence ATGTCTGCTCGTCACTTCGACCGGAGCCGTCTACGTACGGTGCGGCGAGCCGCCGAGATCTCCCAAGCTGCCGTGGGCGAGGCGCTGGGCGTATCCGACTCGGCGGTCGCTAGCTGGGAAAACGGTGCCCAGACTCCGGACCCTGAGAAGCTGCCGGCACTGGCGCGTGCTGTCGGCCGCGATGTAGATGATCTGTTCCCGCGGTCCGGGCCGCCCGATCTGACTGATCTGCGTTGCGATGCCGGCTACTACCAGTACGAGACGGCCGCGCTGATCGGAACCAAGAGCGCCGGGCCAGTGGCAGGCGCCGAGCGCGGAGAGCGGCGGCTCAAGGACAAGTACGTCCCGGCTCTGGCTGCGGCATACGGCGTCAGCGAGGTCGAACTGCGGCGAGCGGAAGACCGGTCGATCGCCAAGGCGCAGGGTATGCCGGTCGAGGGATCTGCGCTGTCGGAGGCGGAGAGGGCCCCAGCCGCTGACGCTGCTCTCGGATCGCTGACCGAGAAGATCACCCTGCTGCTGAACAGCTCGTATCCCAGTCCTCCGGGGCCGCCGTCCGATGCGGAGATGGCGAGCGCGGTGAACGCCAGCGCCGGGGAGCAGATCCTCACCGAGGAGGACTTCCGGGATCTCCGTACGGGCGTGGCTGAGACCGCTGCCCCTGAGGTTCTGGACGCACTGGCCGACGTCATCGGTGTCTCGAGGATGTACTTCAAGCCGGACGACGCCGTGGCCGCTCAGGTCTATGAGGGCCTACAACTGCTGGCAGCCGCCAAGAAGGGGGCAGTGAGCCGGGTCAAGGCTCGTGGCCTGGGCGCGCAGGGCCTGTCGCCGAAGGCGATGGCACTCGTCAACGAGCTGGTGGCGGAACTGGAGGAGAAGGAAACGGGCGGGAACGAGTAG